The sequence below is a genomic window from Brevibacillus agri.
GTCGATTTCCCGCTTCCCGTCGGGCCCGTCACCAGTACGATCCCGTTGGACATGGTAACCAGCTCTTGAAACATCGCCAGATTGCGCTTCGACAGGCCGAGCTGGCTCATCTCCACCAGAGCGTTGGTCAGGTCAAGCAGACGCATGACGATTTTTTCCCCGTAGATGGTAGGCAAAGTCGACATCCGGATATCAATTTCCTTGAAGTCTACATTCATCTGCACCCGGCCATCCTGCGGCATCCTGCGTTCGGCGATGTTCAGATTCGCCATGATTTTCAGCCGGGCCGTCAGCATCCCCTGCATGTGCCGCGGCAAGACCCGCTCCGTTCGCATCAGACCATCGATGCGGAAACGGACGCGGATGCCGTCTTCCATCGGCTCGATATGGATGTCGCTCGCCCGAAGCTGGACAGCCTGCTCAAACATTTGGTTGACCAGGCGAACAATCGGCGAATTGTCGTCAAAAATCCGCGCTTCTTCCAAATCCTCCGGCACTTCGATGCCTTCCATCAGCTCCTGCACAGAGCCTTGCATGCTGTACATTCGCGAGATGGCGCGCTGAATCTCGTCGCGGGTCGCGATCACCACGTTAATGACAAAACCCGTGCTCATCCTCAGCTCGTCAATTGCGTAGTAATCAAGCGGGTCAACCATCGCGACAGTCAGCTTGTTCTCTTCTTTTTTCAACGGAACCAGCGAGTGGCGGCGAGCCAGCTCCTCTGGCACAATCGCTGACAAAGACGGATCCAGACGCATGCGGAACAGGCTGACATGGGGAATCCCCAACTGGTATTCCAGAATTTCAATCAGTTGCTGCTCGGTGATGTAGCCGCTTTGCAGCAGGTGGTCACCGAGCTTCAGCTTCGATTTTTTTTGTTCGACCAGCGCTTCCTGCAACTGGTCGGCGGTAACGATGCCGCTCTCGACCAAGATGTCGCCAAGCCTTTTGCGGGACAAGAGACTCCCCCCTCTTACGTACGGTTGCTTTGCCTAGTTTTGATAAATAATGCCGTTTACCACTTCCGTCCCGCCAGTGCTTCCGCTGTTTGCGTCAGTGGAAGGGGCGCTTGGCATCGGTATGTCTGGAGGCGGTGCAGCGGCAGGTGTTCCGCCGCCGTCATCAGCCGTTTCGGCCGGAGCCGCATCGCCTTCCTGTTGCGCCCCTGGCACAGTTGTCGCCCGCGCCTTCTTGTCTTTTTCATAAACGGGGCCAACCGCAACGACGTTGTGCAGCGGCTTGTAGTAATCCTCGGAAACCTTTTGCTTCCGGAATATCCCGTTCTCCTGCCAGCTCTGGTAAACGGCGACCGTGAAGCCCTCGCTGCCTTTGCGCTCGATGAACTCCTCGTTTGGCCCCAGCGTTTGGTCTACGCGAACAATCGTATTCGGCAACACCGTCGCGCCTTTTTCCGTAACAAGCGTCGCCACAGGCACGTCCTGCTTTGCCCCGAAAAGCGCCACTCGCACCTGATTGCTCTGCAGTGCCGCATGGATAAACAGCGGCTTCTCCGTCTGGTTGGAAAAGCGCAGATCGAGTTCTTCCCCATCGACCCGCGCTTCCAGCCCTGCACTTGTATAGGAAACAGGCCGCTGAGCCGCATGCCGCTCGATCACGGTCAGACGGTTCTGCAAAATGGTTTGGTAGAGAGCAGTCGCTGCCTGTGTCGCGGCTCCACCGAGCTGGTCCGGAACGACTTGTTCGTCGGCGAGAATCGGCTGCAGCACATAGCCGTTTTCCTGCGTGTACGGCCCTGTCGCCTTCAGGAAGGAAAACGTCTCGCCAGGCAAAACGACCGTGCCGTTCAGGCGGGAGACGAGCTGCTGCAAATTGGCAAGCCCGCTGCTCCCGGAAACAGCCATCGGCAAAGACTGCTCAGCCAGCATGTTTTTGATCGACTCCAAATCTGCTGTGCGGATTTGTGGAACGTCTTCCTGTACAGCCAGACGAAGCTCTCCCGACCAATCTGCGAGATTGGACGAGATGACTTGCTCAAAGGCGGACAAAGACTGCTCCAGATTGATCCGGTAACCGACCACCTCTGGCACGATCGAGATCGTATTCCCCGAAACAGCTCCTGTCGCAGACACAGCCGGGCGCTCGATCTGTTGTCCGATGGCGTCAAGCTGCCTGGACATCTCCGCGCGATCAAAGGCAATCTTGATCGGCACATTGACAGGCGCAGAATCCCCCCACAAGCGGGAGAAAAACCCGGTCTTTTCTCGGGAGCGGGCATACGCCTCCTGCAAGGTCGCTTCTACATCAAAGCTGAGTTGCAGCTTGCTTTTGTCAATCGGGTACGCTTGTCCATCCAGTACAAAGCGAATTTCTGTATTTCGGCTGGCCTGTACGGCCTCAAGCAGCTTCTGCCTTGCTTCCTCATATGTCTGGCCGCCTACGGGAAGCGATGCGATCCTGATCTCTTCCTGGAAAATCTTCTCGCCAAAAGTGGCGCCTCCCCACTCGATCATCGAAAAAAGCGAAAGCGCCGGGATCAGGATGAGCTGGACGAAAAATATGGCAAAGAACCAAGAAAACGAATAGCGCCGTCGAGGCGAGATTTGGGTTGCGTACATACGTCAACGCCTTTCTTTATCGGTTATTCATTTGTCTGCTTGTCATCGTGGATGAAATTCCATTCATGCTCATCTGCTTTCCCGACATCTGTCCGTTCCGTTGTGTCAGGCATGGTTTTCTTTTCGGCAGGAGACTCTTCCTCGAAAAAGTAGATGATCCGATCCTCGTCTGCTTCCTCGGCCTCTATTTTTGCCGAAGGAGGATCCAGTGCAGGCATGAACGGAATCGTCTCCGCTTCTTCCTCCTGCAAAAAGTCGTAGCTGATCGCCTCATCCTCGTCGCGGATTTCCGGCAAGCTGCCTTCCTCCTGGCTCACGGCCACTTCAGCCAAAGCCGCCTGTTCGACTTCTTCCTCCAGCTCCAGTTCCAACTCAAGGTCATGCTCAAGCTCATGCTGCTGCTCACTCTCATGCTGCTGCTCACTCTCATGCTGCTGCTCACTCTCATGCTGCTGCTCAAGCTCACTCACCGCTGGCACGCCTTCGTCTTGCTGCTCATCCGCTGCCTCTTCCAAACTCCACGGATGCTGCCGACCCAGCTCCGCTGTCGCCGGCACAGAAAAAACAGGAGCAAATCCGCCTCTCCTTACAGGCACTGCGGACAGCTTCCATGCGCCCCACGCCAGGCAAACCGCGAGCAAAAGAAAAACGGACAGCCACAGCCACAAGCTTGTGTAAGCAATAAAGAAAGGAGAAACGGCGCCGATCAGGACCGCCCCCGCTGCTACCAGCCAGCCTTTTCGCGCAAAAGTGCGCTTCGCCCTCCGATAGAGCATCACTCCAAATAGGGCAGACAATAGAAAATAGCAGCCAATAAATATCAGGACACCTGTTGTATCCATCTTTATTTCACCCTATCCTCTCAAAAAATATGCCATTAGACCCATTCCTTTCTCTCTAACCCGATTCGACTTTGATGTGCAAATTCCTGTTCGAAATTTTGACATTCCTGTATAATATCCTATTTTTCTCATTTCGTGTACAATAAGGTCACGAACCTTTCCAGGAGGATAACCAGGATGAAAGTACTAGATAACGAAAAAGGCTTGTCCTTGGTCGAAGTGGTCGCATCGCTTCTGATTTTTTCCATCGCCCTCCTGTTTTTGAGCCATTTTCTCGTCAGAAGCTTTGAAATCTCCGGCAATCAGGACAGTCGGCAAGTCGCCATGAACTTGGCCAGGCAGACTGTGGAAGAGTGGCGGGCCGGAAATGGCGTGATCCCAGCCGATCAGCAGCAAGGAATTTCGCTGGCAGATCAATACTTGGGCAAACCGCTTCCTTTTCACCTGCTCGCAAGCATCTGCTCCAACGAGGCACCGAATTGGCCCAACGACTTCAAGGGGATCAAGCTCGCTGACATGACCATCAACGATCGCGTCTACCAGACTTACGTGCTCCCCCGGTTTATCACAACAGAGCAAACAGCATCCCAGTCGCTCATCAGAGTCGTCGTCACAGTCTTTTCAAACGATGTGAAAGTCGCGGAGCTGGAAACATTGATAGCCAATCCAGAGATTGGGCAGGAGAATGACGCATGATAATCAGATCGCGCAAACTACCGCTAACCAAATACCTCAAGGATGAACGCGGGCTTACGCTCGTTGAGGTGCTCACCACGTCGCTCATTTTCTTTGCCATCTTGATCCCGCTGATCGGTGTGTACGTCAAAGGAGTAGAAATCTATCAAACTACTTCCTTAAAAAACACGTTGCGAAACGATACAGATTTTGTCATTGGCGACGTGATGCGCACGATCCAGGAGGCGGACTACGTCAAGCTGCCTTCTGCCTCGGCCGACCCCGAGCAAGGATCAGCGGACGATACGGCAGCACGGCATATCGTCAGCGCCTCTTTTCCCGAGTTTGCCG
It includes:
- a CDS encoding GspE/PulE family protein yields the protein MSRKRLGDILVESGIVTADQLQEALVEQKKSKLKLGDHLLQSGYITEQQLIEILEYQLGIPHVSLFRMRLDPSLSAIVPEELARRHSLVPLKKEENKLTVAMVDPLDYYAIDELRMSTGFVINVVIATRDEIQRAISRMYSMQGSVQELMEGIEVPEDLEEARIFDDNSPIVRLVNQMFEQAVQLRASDIHIEPMEDGIRVRFRIDGLMRTERVLPRHMQGMLTARLKIMANLNIAERRMPQDGRVQMNVDFKEIDIRMSTLPTIYGEKIVMRLLDLTNALVEMSQLGLSKRNLAMFQELVTMSNGIVLVTGPTGSGKSTTLYSALNHLNSEHVNIITVEDPVEYQLDGINQVQVNENIGMSFASALRSILRQDPDIIMVGEIRDRETAEIAIRAALTGHSVFSTLHTNDAVSSITRLVDMGIPSFLIASSVHGVLAQRLVRRICKDCKQEYQASEQEKKLFAQKGLNVETLWRGKGCASCQMTGYRGRIAVHEVFKIDDTIRSMLIQNLPSHEYKKYAMKNGMVLLFDDGLLKVKQGITTMEEIYRISVSQ
- a CDS encoding VanW family protein; protein product: MYATQISPRRRYSFSWFFAIFFVQLILIPALSLFSMIEWGGATFGEKIFQEEIRIASLPVGGQTYEEARQKLLEAVQASRNTEIRFVLDGQAYPIDKSKLQLSFDVEATLQEAYARSREKTGFFSRLWGDSAPVNVPIKIAFDRAEMSRQLDAIGQQIERPAVSATGAVSGNTISIVPEVVGYRINLEQSLSAFEQVISSNLADWSGELRLAVQEDVPQIRTADLESIKNMLAEQSLPMAVSGSSGLANLQQLVSRLNGTVVLPGETFSFLKATGPYTQENGYVLQPILADEQVVPDQLGGAATQAATALYQTILQNRLTVIERHAAQRPVSYTSAGLEARVDGEELDLRFSNQTEKPLFIHAALQSNQVRVALFGAKQDVPVATLVTEKGATVLPNTIVRVDQTLGPNEEFIERKGSEGFTVAVYQSWQENGIFRKQKVSEDYYKPLHNVVAVGPVYEKDKKARATTVPGAQQEGDAAPAETADDGGGTPAAAPPPDIPMPSAPSTDANSGSTGGTEVVNGIIYQN
- a CDS encoding YwiC-like family protein, coding for MDTTGVLIFIGCYFLLSALFGVMLYRRAKRTFARKGWLVAAGAVLIGAVSPFFIAYTSLWLWLSVFLLLAVCLAWGAWKLSAVPVRRGGFAPVFSVPATAELGRQHPWSLEEAADEQQDEGVPAVSELEQQHESEQQHESEQQHESEQQHELEHDLELELELEEEVEQAALAEVAVSQEEGSLPEIRDEDEAISYDFLQEEEAETIPFMPALDPPSAKIEAEEADEDRIIYFFEEESPAEKKTMPDTTERTDVGKADEHEWNFIHDDKQTNE
- a CDS encoding type IV pilus modification PilV family protein, which translates into the protein MKVLDNEKGLSLVEVVASLLIFSIALLFLSHFLVRSFEISGNQDSRQVAMNLARQTVEEWRAGNGVIPADQQQGISLADQYLGKPLPFHLLASICSNEAPNWPNDFKGIKLADMTINDRVYQTYVLPRFITTEQTASQSLIRVVVTVFSNDVKVAELETLIANPEIGQENDA